The following coding sequences are from one Clostridioides difficile ATCC 9689 = DSM 1296 window:
- a CDS encoding YncE family protein, which translates to MKIYISNYLSKSISIVDYSTLELEKEIVLEDNIYPHHFCIEKEKNLIYIPSSSNGILYVLDLSNDKIIDTVSIGGSLSQVVLSDNELFVANEDSNSIYVLDKNTLNPIGIIGVDNMPHGFDFDRESKKLYVPCINSIVCIDTINKNIQKKINMDFRAWHIELDKQKKEMYISTLDGKLIIIDEVSMDIKKVLYEFLLPVEIRFNYSGKKVYVADLGYNNVRILDYTTSRYIGNIEINGIPQGLEISKDEKLLFVSDTQENSVKVYETANNKLIKEIKVGKEPTTIICL; encoded by the coding sequence ATGAAAATCTATATTTCTAACTACTTATCAAAGAGTATTAGCATAGTTGATTATTCTACACTTGAACTAGAAAAAGAAATAGTATTAGAAGATAATATATATCCACACCATTTTTGCATAGAAAAAGAAAAAAATTTAATATACATACCTAGTTCAAGTAATGGGATACTCTATGTCTTAGATTTAAGTAATGATAAAATAATTGATACTGTCTCTATAGGAGGAAGTCTTAGTCAAGTTGTACTTAGCGATAATGAATTGTTTGTGGCAAATGAAGATTCTAATAGTATATATGTACTAGATAAAAACACATTAAATCCAATAGGAATTATTGGAGTTGATAATATGCCACATGGATTTGACTTTGATAGAGAAAGCAAAAAGTTATATGTACCGTGTATAAACTCGATAGTATGTATAGATACAATTAATAAAAATATACAAAAGAAAATAAATATGGACTTTAGAGCTTGGCATATAGAACTTGATAAACAAAAGAAAGAAATGTATATATCAACACTTGATGGAAAGCTTATAATAATAGATGAAGTAAGCATGGATATAAAAAAGGTATTATATGAATTTTTATTACCAGTAGAAATAAGATTTAATTATAGTGGCAAAAAAGTTTATGTTGCTGATTTGGGTTATAATAATGTAAGAATTTTAGATTATACAACGAGTAGATACATTGGAAATATTGAAATAAATGGGATTCCCCAAGGATTAGAAATATCTAAAGATGAAAAGTTACTATTTGTATCAGATACACAAGAAAATTCAGTAAAAGTTTATGAAACTGCAAATAACAAATTAATAAAAGAAATCAAGGTAGGAAAAGAGCCTACAACTATAATTTGTTTGTAG
- a CDS encoding TIGR03905 family TSCPD domain-containing protein — protein MKVTFNPSGVCCREMIFEVDENNVIVDAEFIGGCNGNLSGLRSLIIGQNALEVADKLNGIDCGGKGTSCPDQLSKAIRQSI, from the coding sequence ATGAAAGTAACATTTAATCCAAGTGGTGTATGTTGTAGAGAAATGATTTTTGAAGTTGATGAAAATAATGTGATTGTTGATGCTGAGTTTATAGGAGGATGTAATGGTAATTTATCAGGACTTAGAAGCTTAATAATTGGCCAAAATGCTCTTGAAGTTGCTGATAAATTAAATGGTATTGACTGTGGTGGAAAAGGTACTTCTTGCCCAGACCAATTATCTAAAGCTATACGTCAATCTATATAA
- the prdR gene encoding sigma-54 dependent transcriptional regulator PrdR, with protein MFSIPEVKKVEEVMDTKFTTIDEDTRIEDAIKEMIKSNTKTLMVIDSSDQLKGIISMTDIHNLYEMHKKYEGQPVKLIMKKDVIYVNEGLTLDECRDIMILKNIGILPVLRDNKIIGVLKQEHIRDYLYMHLEDYGLTLKYIIGQIKEGICAINNEGVVILWNKFMEERYDIKSEDIVGRPMNEFLENTISEKVLNSKVGMSDLYFTDKKENMYALVHANPIFYKEEFIGVVCTEVDVTEAKILALELEKVNDTLKYLKNEVKNLSKGSFDKILGKSYKLEKSKAIAKQVARTNSSIFIWGESGTGKEVFARAIHDYSERKGQFIPVNCSAIPNELFESEFFGYESGAFTGASKKGRIGIFELAKDGTVFLDEIADLPLSMQAKLLRVLQEKEIRRVGGDTTIKINPRIISATNKDLSKMVKAEKFREDLYYRLNVVEIKIPPLRERKEDIGLLVHSFLEEICKQNNKPVLTISKDVIDIFQNYRWKGNIRELKNTIENIVVLSQNSKIDVDDVPSYMMDSTNNSTEEEEYPLDLTKATQKIEIKNITKALKMSNGNKAKAAKILNIPRTTLYYKIDQYKIDVSKI; from the coding sequence ATGTTTTCGATACCAGAAGTAAAAAAAGTAGAAGAGGTAATGGATACAAAATTTACAACTATAGACGAAGACACAAGAATTGAAGATGCAATAAAAGAAATGATAAAAAGCAACACAAAAACTCTAATGGTAATAGATTCATCTGACCAATTAAAAGGCATTATATCCATGACGGATATACATAATCTTTATGAGATGCATAAAAAGTATGAAGGTCAACCAGTAAAACTTATAATGAAGAAGGATGTAATATATGTCAACGAAGGTTTAACCTTAGATGAATGTAGAGATATAATGATATTAAAAAATATAGGGATTCTTCCTGTTCTTAGAGATAATAAAATTATTGGAGTTCTAAAACAAGAGCACATTAGGGACTATCTATATATGCATTTAGAAGATTATGGATTAACTTTGAAGTATATTATAGGTCAAATTAAAGAAGGAATTTGTGCTATAAATAACGAAGGTGTTGTTATCTTGTGGAATAAGTTTATGGAGGAAAGGTATGATATAAAGTCTGAAGATATAGTTGGTCGACCGATGAATGAATTTTTGGAAAATACTATTTCAGAAAAAGTACTAAATAGTAAAGTTGGAATGAGTGACTTGTATTTTACAGATAAAAAAGAAAATATGTATGCATTAGTTCATGCAAATCCTATATTTTATAAAGAAGAATTTATCGGTGTTGTATGTACAGAAGTTGATGTTACAGAAGCTAAGATATTAGCTCTTGAACTTGAAAAAGTAAATGATACATTAAAATATCTAAAGAACGAAGTCAAAAATTTATCTAAAGGTAGTTTTGATAAGATTTTAGGTAAAAGTTATAAATTGGAAAAATCGAAAGCGATTGCAAAACAAGTGGCTAGAACAAATAGTAGCATATTTATTTGGGGCGAAAGTGGTACAGGTAAAGAAGTATTTGCAAGAGCTATTCATGATTATAGTGAGAGAAAAGGTCAATTTATACCTGTTAACTGTAGTGCCATACCAAATGAGTTATTTGAAAGTGAGTTTTTTGGGTATGAATCAGGTGCGTTTACAGGAGCAAGTAAAAAGGGTCGAATAGGTATATTTGAACTTGCAAAAGATGGAACTGTATTTTTAGATGAAATTGCCGATTTACCTCTTAGTATGCAAGCAAAGTTGCTTAGAGTATTACAGGAAAAAGAAATAAGAAGAGTTGGTGGAGATACCACAATAAAAATAAATCCTAGAATAATATCAGCTACCAATAAAGATTTGAGTAAAATGGTAAAGGCAGAAAAATTTAGAGAAGATTTATACTATAGATTAAATGTTGTTGAAATAAAGATTCCTCCACTTAGAGAGAGAAAAGAAGACATAGGATTATTGGTTCATAGCTTTTTAGAGGAGATATGTAAACAAAATAATAAGCCTGTTCTTACAATTAGCAAAGATGTAATAGATATATTTCAGAATTATAGATGGAAAGGTAATATTAGAGAATTAAAAAATACGATTGAAAATATTGTTGTATTGTCACAAAATTCTAAAATAGATGTGGATGATGTACCAAGTTATATGATGGATTCTACAAATAATAGTACTGAAGAAGAAGAGTATCCTTTAGATTTAACGAAGGCAACTCAAAAAATTGAAATAAAGAATATAACCAAGGCACTTAAAATGTCTAATGGAAATAAAGCTAAAGCAGCTAAGATATTAAATATACCCAGAACAACTTTGTATTATAAGATAGACCAATACAAAATAGATGTGTCTAAAATATGA
- the prdC gene encoding proline reductase-associated electron transfer protein PrdC produces MNKLYSILLKQHVGGPDKPVVSVGDVVKKGTLIAEPTGLGANIYASVSGKISEINDQAIVIEADEVQEDTFEPLKGEGILDLIKEAGVVGMGGAGFPTHVKLNIDLNGGTILANAAECEPLLAHNIKEIEERPEIVYQGIKYAMEVTNAGKGMLAIKSKHPKAIEAFKKVIKPGDNIEVAELVDMYPMGEERAIVRDVLGKLLEPTQLPSEANAVVINVETLTRIVEAVEQKRPVISKNITVVGQLNSGKESIVFEDVPIGTTVGELIERAGGIKGEYGEIILGGPFTGKATTLDAPITKTSGGIIVTMPFVNEKRKMGLLVCACGPNEERMRDIATKMGVTDIVSVQKCKQAQEIKGALKCENPGHCPGQAQKCIEFKKAGAEVILIGNCTDCSNTVMGSAPKLKLGVYHITDHVMRTVNHPLIRRIKGDVRLKIK; encoded by the coding sequence TTGAACAAACTATATTCTATTTTATTAAAACAACACGTTGGTGGTCCAGATAAGCCAGTAGTAAGTGTTGGAGATGTAGTAAAAAAAGGAACTCTAATCGCAGAACCAACTGGATTAGGGGCAAATATTTATGCCAGTGTTAGTGGAAAAATAAGTGAAATAAATGACCAAGCGATAGTAATTGAAGCTGATGAAGTACAAGAAGATACTTTTGAACCATTAAAAGGAGAAGGTATACTTGACTTAATTAAAGAAGCTGGAGTAGTAGGAATGGGTGGAGCAGGATTCCCTACTCATGTAAAATTAAACATAGATTTAAATGGTGGAACAATATTAGCAAATGCAGCTGAATGTGAACCTTTATTAGCTCATAATATAAAAGAAATAGAAGAAAGACCAGAAATAGTTTATCAAGGTATAAAATATGCTATGGAAGTTACTAATGCTGGAAAAGGTATGCTAGCAATAAAAAGTAAGCATCCAAAAGCAATAGAAGCTTTCAAAAAAGTAATAAAGCCAGGAGACAACATAGAAGTTGCAGAATTAGTTGATATGTACCCAATGGGAGAAGAGAGAGCAATAGTAAGAGACGTTCTAGGAAAATTACTTGAGCCAACTCAATTACCTTCAGAGGCTAATGCAGTAGTAATAAACGTAGAAACACTAACTAGAATAGTAGAGGCTGTTGAGCAAAAAAGACCAGTTATATCTAAAAATATAACTGTAGTTGGTCAATTAAACAGTGGAAAAGAATCTATAGTGTTTGAAGATGTGCCAATTGGAACAACTGTCGGAGAATTAATTGAAAGAGCTGGTGGAATAAAAGGTGAATATGGTGAAATAATCCTAGGAGGACCTTTCACTGGTAAAGCTACTACTTTAGATGCTCCAATAACTAAAACTAGTGGTGGTATAATAGTTACTATGCCATTTGTTAATGAAAAGAGAAAAATGGGTCTTTTAGTTTGTGCATGTGGACCTAATGAAGAAAGAATGAGAGATATAGCAACTAAAATGGGAGTTACTGATATAGTATCAGTTCAAAAATGTAAACAAGCTCAAGAAATTAAAGGTGCATTAAAATGTGAAAATCCAGGACACTGTCCAGGACAAGCTCAAAAATGTATTGAATTTAAGAAAGCTGGAGCAGAAGTTATATTAATAGGAAACTGTACTGACTGTAGTAACACAGTAATGGGTTCTGCACCAAAATTAAAATTAGGTGTATATCATATTACTGACCATGTAATGAGAACAGTTAATCACCCATTAATAAGAAGAATAAAAGGTGACGTAAGATTAAAAATAAAATAA
- a CDS encoding DUF4364 family protein — MFENSSEELAYHKLLILYILEKIKMDLTNSQITQVVLETEMMNYFSLQQLLSQLMESKFLTTYKDSDREYYALTQRGVESLEYFFNRIPTSVTEKIDKYIDSNKENLLADTQVKSSFVKQSDNEFIVNLRVIENQSNLIDLNLNVSSEKQAKLICNNWKNNASYMYAEVIDLLIRDIH; from the coding sequence ATGTTTGAAAACTCGTCTGAAGAATTAGCCTATCACAAACTTTTAATTTTATATATATTAGAAAAAATTAAAATGGATTTAACTAATTCTCAAATAACTCAAGTAGTATTAGAGACTGAGATGATGAATTATTTTTCATTACAACAGCTTTTATCTCAGCTTATGGAATCTAAGTTTTTGACTACATATAAAGACTCTGACAGAGAATATTATGCTCTTACTCAAAGAGGCGTAGAAAGTCTAGAATACTTCTTTAATCGAATACCTACTAGTGTTACTGAAAAAATAGACAAGTATATAGATTCTAACAAAGAAAATCTACTAGCAGATACTCAAGTAAAGTCTAGTTTTGTAAAACAAAGTGATAATGAATTTATTGTCAACCTTAGAGTCATAGAAAATCAGTCTAACTTAATAGATTTAAATCTAAATGTTTCATCAGAGAAACAAGCAAAACTTATTTGCAATAACTGGAAAAATAATGCATCTTATATGTATGCCGAAGTTATCGATTTACTTATAAGAGACATACATTAA
- the prdA gene encoding D-proline reductase (dithiol) proprotein PrdA, translated as MSITLETAQAHANDPAVCCCRFEAGTIIAPENLEDPAIFADLEDSGLLTIPENGLTIGQVLGAKLKETLDALSPMTTDNVEGYKAGEAKEEVVEETVEEAAPVSEAAVVPVSTGVAGETVKIHIGEGKNISLEIPLSVAGQAGVAAPVANVAAPVASAAAEVAPKVEEKKLLRSLTKKHFKIDKVEFADETKIEGTTLYIRNAEEICKEANETQELVVDMKLEIITPDKYETYSEAVLDIQPIATKEEGELGSGITRVIDGAVMVLTGTDEDGVQIGEFGSSEGELNTTIMWGRPGAADKGEIFIKGQVTIKAGTNMERPGPLAAHRAFDYVTQEIREALKKVDNSLVVDEEVIEQYRREGKKKVVVIKEIMGQGAMHDNLILPVEPVGTLGAQPNVDLGNMPVVLSPLEVLDGGIHALTCIGPASKEMSRHYWREPLVIRAMEDEEIDLVGVVFVGSPQVNAEKFYVSKRLGMLVEAMEVDGAVVTTEGFGNNHIDFASHIEQIGMRGIPVVGVSFSAVQGALVVGNKYMTHMVDNNKSKQGIENEILSNNTLAPEDAVRIMAMLKNAIEGVEVKAPERKWNPNVKLNNIEAIEKVTGEKIVLEENEQSLPMSKKRREIYEKDEN; from the coding sequence ATGTCAATAACTTTAGAAACAGCTCAAGCCCATGCAAATGACCCAGCAGTTTGTTGTTGTAGATTTGAAGCGGGAACAATTATAGCGCCAGAAAACTTAGAAGATCCAGCAATATTTGCAGACTTAGAGGATTCTGGATTATTAACAATACCAGAAAATGGATTAACTATAGGTCAAGTACTAGGAGCTAAGTTAAAAGAAACTTTAGATGCACTTTCTCCAATGACTACAGATAACGTAGAAGGATACAAAGCAGGAGAGGCTAAAGAAGAAGTAGTAGAAGAAACAGTAGAAGAAGCAGCTCCAGTATCAGAAGCAGCAGTAGTTCCAGTAAGCACAGGAGTTGCAGGTGAAACAGTTAAAATACACATAGGTGAAGGTAAGAACATAAGCTTAGAGATACCTTTATCAGTAGCTGGTCAAGCAGGAGTTGCTGCTCCAGTAGCAAACGTTGCTGCTCCAGTGGCAAGTGCAGCAGCAGAAGTAGCTCCAAAAGTTGAAGAAAAGAAACTTTTAAGAAGCTTAACTAAAAAACACTTTAAAATAGATAAAGTTGAATTTGCTGATGAAACTAAAATAGAAGGAACTACTTTATACATCAGAAACGCAGAAGAAATATGTAAAGAAGCTAATGAAACTCAAGAGTTAGTTGTAGATATGAAGTTAGAAATAATAACTCCTGATAAATATGAAACTTACAGTGAAGCTGTATTAGATATACAACCAATCGCTACTAAAGAAGAAGGCGAATTAGGTTCAGGTATAACTAGAGTTATAGATGGAGCTGTAATGGTATTAACTGGTACAGATGAAGATGGAGTTCAAATAGGTGAATTTGGTTCTTCAGAAGGTGAGTTAAATACTACTATAATGTGGGGTAGACCAGGTGCTGCTGACAAAGGTGAAATATTCATCAAAGGTCAAGTAACAATAAAAGCAGGAACTAACATGGAAAGACCAGGACCTTTAGCTGCTCACCGTGCATTTGACTATGTAACTCAAGAAATAAGAGAAGCATTAAAGAAAGTTGACAACTCTTTAGTAGTTGATGAAGAAGTAATAGAGCAATACAGAAGAGAAGGTAAAAAGAAAGTTGTTGTTATAAAAGAAATAATGGGACAAGGTGCAATGCATGATAACCTAATATTACCAGTTGAGCCAGTTGGTACATTAGGAGCTCAACCAAACGTTGACTTAGGAAACATGCCAGTTGTATTATCTCCACTTGAAGTATTAGATGGTGGTATCCATGCATTAACTTGTATAGGACCTGCATCAAAAGAAATGTCAAGACATTACTGGAGAGAGCCATTAGTAATAAGAGCTATGGAAGACGAAGAAATAGATTTAGTAGGTGTTGTATTTGTTGGTTCTCCACAAGTAAATGCTGAGAAATTCTATGTATCTAAGAGATTAGGTATGTTAGTTGAAGCTATGGAAGTTGATGGAGCTGTAGTAACTACTGAAGGTTTCGGAAACAACCATATAGATTTCGCATCTCACATAGAGCAAATAGGTATGAGAGGTATACCAGTAGTTGGTGTAAGTTTCTCAGCTGTTCAAGGTGCTCTAGTTGTTGGTAATAAATACATGACTCACATGGTAGACAACAATAAGTCTAAGCAAGGTATAGAGAATGAAATATTATCTAACAACACTTTAGCTCCAGAAGATGCTGTTAGAATAATGGCTATGCTTAAAAATGCTATAGAAGGTGTAGAAGTTAAAGCTCCTGAAAGAAAATGGAATCCAAATGTTAAATTAAATAACATAGAAGCTATAGAAAAAGTTACAGGAGAAAAAATAGTATTAGAAGAGAATGAGCAATCTCTACCAATGAGTAAGAAGAGAAGAGAAATATACGAAAAAGACGAAAACTAA
- a CDS encoding CBO2463/CBO2479 domain-containing protein, which produces MDRLKYISSETFYEGIIVDIKGGGVTIDLKGRLGQFKIPNRMLITDYELKIGQEVGFMLSYPEVLSPEPNQEYVENIRREKEKQAEMQSKQEEK; this is translated from the coding sequence ATGGATAGGTTAAAATATATCTCATCAGAGACTTTTTATGAAGGTATTATAGTTGACATCAAAGGTGGTGGAGTGACTATAGACCTAAAAGGTAGACTTGGACAATTTAAAATACCTAATAGAATGCTTATAACTGACTACGAACTTAAGATAGGTCAAGAAGTTGGATTCATGCTAAGCTATCCTGAGGTATTAAGTCCAGAGCCTAATCAAGAGTATGTAGAAAATATTAGGAGAGAAAAAGAAAAACAAGCAGAAATGCAATCAAAACAAGAAGAAAAATAA
- a CDS encoding alpha/beta-type small acid-soluble spore protein, producing MSNSNRTVVPEAKAALNQMKLEIANEIGLSNYENIDKGNLTARENGYVGGYMTKKLVEMAERQMAGK from the coding sequence ATGTCAAATTCAAACAGAACAGTAGTTCCAGAAGCAAAAGCTGCTTTAAACCAAATGAAATTAGAAATAGCTAACGAAATAGGTTTATCTAACTATGAAAACATAGACAAAGGTAACTTAACAGCTAGAGAAAATGGATATGTTGGTGGATATATGACTAAGAAATTAGTTGAAATGGCTGAAAGACAAATGGCTGGAAAATAA
- a CDS encoding polysaccharide deacetylase family protein translates to MKREVKRTKALIYSVLFFSLLLVLIFVFVYGIKYICSKSDNSKMPIYKVDTNEKKIALSFDVAWGTDNMDDILKILDKHNVKATFFLVGSWVDDNEEIVKAIDEKGHEIGNHSNTHANLKEISKEDITKEIETTSEKIYNITGKRTNLFRPPFGDVNNKAMDICSDLGYKVIKWDVDSIDWKELGPNHVIEKVIKESQPGSIVLFHANINDVDNYLDTIISRLKKDGYSLVKISDLLYKDNYVVDSNGVQKTKN, encoded by the coding sequence ATGAAAAGAGAAGTTAAAAGGACTAAAGCTTTGATATATAGTGTTTTATTTTTTTCATTATTATTAGTGTTAATATTTGTTTTTGTTTATGGAATAAAATACATATGTTCTAAATCTGACAATTCAAAAATGCCTATATATAAAGTTGATACAAATGAGAAAAAAATAGCTTTGAGTTTTGATGTAGCATGGGGAACTGATAATATGGATGATATTTTAAAAATTTTAGATAAACATAATGTAAAAGCTACCTTCTTTTTAGTTGGTAGTTGGGTGGATGATAATGAAGAAATTGTAAAAGCTATAGATGAAAAAGGACATGAAATTGGAAATCATTCAAATACTCATGCCAATTTGAAGGAAATATCAAAAGAAGACATAACAAAAGAGATAGAAACTACATCAGAAAAAATATATAATATAACAGGAAAAAGGACTAATTTATTTAGACCTCCTTTTGGGGACGTAAACAATAAAGCTATGGACATTTGTAGTGATTTAGGTTATAAAGTAATTAAGTGGGATGTAGATTCTATAGATTGGAAGGAGCTTGGACCAAATCATGTAATTGAGAAAGTAATAAAAGAATCTCAACCTGGTTCAATAGTTTTATTCCATGCTAATATAAATGATGTAGATAACTATTTGGATACTATAATAAGTCGACTAAAAAAAGATGGATACAGTCTAGTCAAAATATCTGATTTGTTGTATAAAGATAATTATGTAGTTGATTCCAATGGAGTGCAAAAAACTAAGAATTAA
- a CDS encoding Cys-Gln thioester bond-forming surface protein: protein MKTKIKKSSIISLVIAFSMVFTAFTPIVSYADEVTSNDTILNGEEQSNGQTPDVEKPSDGQVPDGEKPSDSQVPDGEKPSDGQVPDGEKPSDGQIPDGEKPSDGQIPDGEKPSDGQIPDGEKPSDSQTPDVEKPSDGQMPDVEKPLDEQTPEEEKPLEEKIVIEEMSLKQDIDKILDMTLSQINKIVYNFWEDEEDVKADEQSEINQVFTSKDSFISLWYDKKAKVKNSCLLKEIDGSDRPYHDLRFDDITKTLTFDYVIKGLVGASSKDDKYVIEGEDGEQTAFCYNNHLRPPSSNGKSPYLPAEDFNGQENQNEEAVKSILYAGSEFDGFGYKQQFNLGGEENELMTYSATQSAIWIILGQMDEQERLKQYQGSINLCDKLIERAKTEEERAEYQKRKEVAINTKAYLEALLKAGREELKPNDTGKPSLSNGLTKINFEKNEDGTYETEAVALVGYSGVVKLKLPDGVTAYDVDGNIIGTGEVEISTQQKFKLKSVGKPDAKANISAVSYDYIFPKAIQYYKAVLDLGQKDHSSSLPSSKQNLLSYTIEKKNGQEVNFNIGLPTDDDVVNPPVPPIDDDVVNPPVPPTDDTNGHKPKPSPPIDDTVINPPVPPMDDTIINPPVPPTEDAVLNPPVPPMEDAVLNPPVPPTDDTVLNPPVPSVSDTVEKTPELSRDDTIIKSPKTGDETQLMSYVFISVIAICGLAYQCKIKRN from the coding sequence TTGAAAACAAAAATTAAAAAATCAAGTATAATCAGTTTAGTAATTGCTTTTAGTATGGTATTTACTGCATTTACACCAATAGTATCTTATGCTGACGAAGTGACTAGCAATGATACAATACTTAATGGAGAAGAACAATCAAATGGTCAGACACCAGATGTAGAGAAACCATCAGACGGTCAGGTACCAGATGGGGAGAAACCATCAGACAGTCAAGTACCAGATGGGGAGAAACCATCAGACGGTCAGGTACCAGATGGGGAGAAACCATCAGATGGTCAGATACCAGATGGAGAGAAACCATCAGATGGTCAGATACCAGATGGAGAGAAACCATCAGATGGTCAGATACCAGATGGAGAGAAGCCATCAGATAGTCAGACGCCAGATGTGGAGAAACCATCAGATGGTCAGATGCCAGATGTGGAGAAACCATTAGATGAGCAAACTCCAGAAGAAGAAAAACCATTGGAAGAAAAAATAGTTATAGAGGAAATGAGTTTAAAACAAGATATTGATAAAATTCTTGATATGACTTTATCTCAAATAAATAAAATAGTATATAACTTTTGGGAAGATGAAGAAGATGTAAAGGCAGATGAACAATCAGAAATTAACCAAGTTTTTACTTCAAAAGACTCATTTATTAGCTTATGGTATGACAAAAAAGCAAAAGTAAAAAATTCTTGTTTACTAAAAGAAATAGATGGTTCAGATAGACCTTATCATGATTTAAGATTTGATGATATTACAAAGACTTTAACTTTTGACTATGTAATAAAGGGTCTTGTAGGAGCAAGCTCAAAAGACGACAAATATGTAATAGAAGGTGAAGATGGAGAGCAAACTGCATTTTGTTACAATAATCATTTAAGACCACCAAGTAGTAATGGAAAGAGTCCATATTTACCAGCAGAAGATTTTAATGGTCAAGAAAACCAAAATGAAGAAGCAGTTAAATCTATACTATATGCAGGTTCTGAATTTGATGGATTTGGATATAAGCAACAATTTAATTTAGGTGGAGAAGAAAATGAATTGATGACTTACTCAGCTACTCAAAGTGCAATTTGGATTATTCTTGGACAAATGGATGAACAAGAAAGACTTAAGCAGTATCAAGGTTCTATAAACCTTTGTGATAAACTTATAGAAAGAGCAAAAACTGAAGAGGAAAGAGCGGAGTATCAGAAGAGGAAAGAAGTAGCGATAAATACAAAAGCTTATTTAGAAGCATTGTTAAAAGCAGGTCGTGAAGAGTTAAAGCCAAATGATACAGGAAAACCTAGTTTGAGTAATGGTTTAACTAAGATTAACTTTGAAAAAAATGAAGATGGTACTTATGAAACAGAAGCTGTAGCCTTAGTAGGTTATAGTGGTGTAGTAAAGTTAAAACTACCAGATGGAGTAACTGCTTATGATGTAGATGGTAATATAATAGGTACAGGCGAAGTAGAAATTTCAACGCAACAGAAATTTAAACTTAAGAGTGTTGGAAAACCAGATGCCAAAGCTAATATTTCTGCTGTATCTTATGATTATATTTTTCCAAAAGCTATTCAATATTATAAGGCAGTGCTTGATTTAGGACAAAAAGACCATTCATCTTCATTACCATCTAGCAAGCAAAATTTATTAAGTTATACAATAGAGAAAAAGAATGGTCAAGAAGTTAACTTTAATATAGGTTTACCAACAGATGATGATGTTGTAAATCCACCAGTGCCACCAATAGATGATGATGTTGTAAATCCACCGGTGCCACCAACAGATGATACAAATGGACATAAGCCAAAACCATCACCACCAATAGATGATACAGTAATAAATCCACCAGTACCACCAATGGATGATACAATAATAAATCCACCAGTACCACCAACGGAGGATGCAGTGTTAAATCCACCAGTGCCACCAATGGAGGATGCAGTGCTAAATCCACCAGTGCCACCAACAGATGATACAGTGTTAAATCCACCAGTACCATCAGTAAGTGATACAGTGGAAAAAACTCCAGAACTATCAAGAGATGATACAATAATAAAATCACCAAAAACAGGTGATGAAACTCAGCTAATGTCATATGTATTTATTAGTGTCATTGCAATTTGTGGATTAGCGTATCAATGTAAAATAAAAAGAAATTAA